Proteins from a single region of bacterium:
- a CDS encoding sterol desaturase family protein → MAAVFSGYFLSLLAFERLFPLRERRRAFFARAFVNLVLAGGAFLIARAIISPLVEPLVRQTDKDFGVVNWLALPPQAAFVVGLLLMDVTFYYWHRLNHAVPFLWRFHNVHHFDPDLDVSTAFRFHFGEIAFSAAFRVVQIFLVGISPVGYVIYEGVFQAGTLFHHSNLKLPIVWERRLNLLIVTPRMHGIHHSQIRGETNSNYSVVFSFWDRLHRTIVLGIPQDRIRIGVPGYMREGDNRLANVLFAPFRRQREYWRADGGDETHREPADVRPGGTLAE, encoded by the coding sequence ATCGCCGCCGTTTTCAGCGGCTATTTCCTTTCCCTTCTCGCGTTCGAGCGCTTGTTTCCGCTGCGCGAGCGCCGCCGCGCGTTTTTCGCGCGCGCCTTCGTCAACCTCGTCCTGGCCGGCGGGGCTTTTCTGATCGCGCGGGCGATCATCTCGCCGCTGGTCGAGCCGCTCGTGCGCCAAACGGATAAAGACTTCGGTGTCGTCAACTGGCTTGCGTTGCCGCCGCAAGCGGCGTTTGTCGTCGGACTTCTGCTGATGGACGTCACGTTTTATTACTGGCACCGCCTGAATCACGCCGTGCCGTTTTTGTGGCGCTTTCACAACGTCCACCATTTCGATCCGGACCTCGACGTCTCCACCGCGTTCCGTTTCCACTTCGGCGAGATCGCGTTTTCCGCCGCTTTCCGCGTCGTGCAGATTTTTCTTGTCGGCATCTCTCCTGTCGGCTACGTGATCTACGAGGGCGTCTTCCAGGCCGGCACGCTTTTTCATCACTCGAACCTGAAGTTGCCGATCGTGTGGGAGCGCCGCCTGAACCTTCTCATCGTCACGCCGCGCATGCACGGCATCCACCACTCGCAGATCCGCGGCGAGACCAACTCGAACTATTCCGTCGTCTTCTCGTTCTGGGATCGCCTGCACCGCACGATCGTGCTCGGCATCCCGCAAGACCGGATACGCATCGGCGTGCCGGGTTATATGCGCGAGGGCGACAACCGCCTCGCCAACGTCCTTTTCGCGCCCTTCCGCCGCCAGCGCGAATATTGGCGCGCGGACGGCGGCGACGAAACGCACCGCGAGCCAGCGGACGTTCGACCCGGCGGCACGCTCGCGGAGTGA